The DNA sequence GCGCGATTCTGGTCGGAGAAGCTGGAACGCAACCGGCTTCGCGACCAACGCAAGACCAATTGTTTGCGTGTTGCCGGCTGGCGGGTGGTGACCATCTGGGAATGCCGGCTCAAAAGTTACCCGGCGGCACAGGTGGGCCGGGTGCTTCAGGCCTTGTCACGGGCCGAGTCCGACCGACGACCGAAGAGCCGTGCGAAGAAGCGCTTCTCGAATGTCCAGAAGAAGCGGAACTGACCGAAGATCGCCCCGTAGATCAGCAGGATGACGTTGTAGACGGGCAGGATGAGGACGTAGTAGAGCACCGTGAACAATACGGGCTGCTCGCCCTCGCCGGCAAAGAAGGTCACCACCGGCCGCTTCAGGAACATCACGGTGAAGCCCGTGCAGGCGAACACGAGCAGGATGATGAACACCTGCGCTGTGCCCACACCCCAGCGATCGCGCAAGCGCCCAACCCAACGCGGGCCATTTGTGTCGTTCTTCCGGTGCATGTTCCGCTGGTCCTCTTCAGGCCAAACCCCACCCACCCCCAAACAGCGTCAATCCTTCCACTCCGCGATGAACAGGTTCGTGTCCCGTGAACCGGGCTTGTTGTTGCGGTTGCTGCTGAAGACAAGGTGTTTCCCATCGCCGCTGAAGACCGGGAAGGCGTCGAAAGTGTCGCCAAAGCTGATCTGCTCCAATCCGCTCCCGTCGATATTGACCATGAAGAGCGTGAAGGGGAAACCGCGCTGGCTCTTATGGTTGCTTGCGAAGATGATCTTCTCACCCTTGGGGTGCCAGTATGGGGCCCAGTTGGCCTGGCCCAGATCGGTGATGCGGCGGGCATCGCTTCCATCGGCGTTGGCCACATACAGCTCCATGTTGGTGGGCATCACCAGGCCCTGTTGGAGCAACTCCTGGTACTCGCCCAACTCCTCAGGTGTCTTGGGCCGTGAAGCACGCCACACCAGCTTGCTGCCATCGGGGCTGAAGAAGGCGCCACCATCATAGCCGGGTTCGTTCGTCACGCGGCGCACGTCACTGCCGTCAATGGCCATGGTATAGAGATCCAGGTCGCCATCGCGCATGCTGGTGAACACGATGCGGTCGCCCTTTGGCGAAACGGTGGCCTCCGCATCATAGCCGGGTGTGTCGGTGAGTTGCTTCACGATGTTGCCTTCCAGGTCGCTTACATAGATGTCGAAGCTCTCGTAGATGGGCCACACGTATTTGCCATCGGCACGGCGTTCCGGCTTGGCGGGACATGTAGCAGCGGCCTCGTGCGTGCTGGCGAATAGGATGGTGCGATCGCCCGGCATGAAATAGCTGCAGGTGGTGCGCCCGCCGTGGATGCTCACCCGCTGCGGGGGGACGCCCATGAGGTCGTTCTCAAAGGGGCTGAAATGGAAGATCTGGTCGCATTCGTCGCCCCATTCGGGTACGGTGGCCTGGAACACGAGACGGCGGCCATCGAAGCTCCAATAAGCCTCGGCGATGTCGCCGCCATTGCTCAGTTGGCGCAGGCTTTTGAAGTGTTTCTCATCGGGATGGATGAGTGCCCTGCCGGCAGGCTCCTCTTGCTGCGCCTGGCTTTCGCCTGATGGGGTACCACAAGTGGTAAGGATGAGGCTGAGAAGGATCGTGCTTTCACTGGCTCGTCGCATGGTTTCCTGCCCCGCTTCTTCACGCGGGGCCGCGAAGGTATCCCTTCACTTTCGGAGGAATGTCACTGAAGATCCACAGGACGGATATCTAACTTCCACGCATGCCGATCGACGAAAAAGTCGTCCGTGGCCGGGGCGCAATGGGGGAGGTGGAGAACCGCTTCCTGCGCGTCCAGCGTGGCATTGTGCATCCAGAAGGTGTGGATGGACCCGACCCGGACGATCCGGCGGATGCCCCCACCATTTACCGCGATGAGTGGCCGCGCAGCATCCTCAACAAGGTCGAAAGCGCCGATCTGCCCTTCCGTTGGAGCCTGAATCCCTACCAGGGTTGCGAGCACGGTTGCAGCTACTGCTACGCGCGGCCCACGCATGAGTATTGGGGCCTTGGAGCGGGTCTGGATTTCGAGCGCGTGGTGCTGGTGAAGCGTGATGCGGCCGCCCTGCTGGTGAAGGCCTTGCGATCACCGGGCTGGAAGGCCGAGCCCATCATGCTTTCCGGCGCCACCGACCCCTACCAGCCCGTGGAGCGGAGGGAACGCATCACGCGTTCCTTGTTGCAGGTGATGCACGACCACGGCCAGCCGGTGTCGGTGATCACCAAGAACGGCCTCATCCTGCGCGATCTGGATCTGCTTGCGCCCATGGCCGCCTTGAGACAGGCCCAAGTGGCCATCAGCATCACATCATTGAATGAGGACCTGCGGCGTGCCATGGAGCCACGCACCGCCAGCGCCAGGGTGCGCTTGAAGGCCATCGCGAAACTGTCCTCCGCAGGCGTTCCGGTGCATGCCATGATCGCTCCGGTGATCCCCGGTCTCAATGACCAGGAGATCCCCGCACTGCTGGAAGCCGCTGCCCAGGCCGGTGCCCGGTCGGCCAGCTACATCCTGTTGCGCACCAATGGGCCGGTGCATGAGGTGTTCACGCGCTGGCTGCGCACCCACTTCCCGCTTCGGGCCGCCAAGGTGGAGCATCTTACCGCGGAGACCCATGGCGGTTCCATGAGCGACCACCGCAGCGGGAGGCGCTTCAAAGGTGAAGGCCCTGTGGCCCAGCAGATCGGCGCTTTGTTCAAGCTCATGCATGGCCGTCACCTTCATGGGCGCAGTGCACCGCCCTTGGACAGCAGCGGCTTCCGCAGGCCCGCGCAGGGGCAGTTGGACCTGTTCCAGTGAGTGCGGACGACTCCTGGGGTGATGCCGATCATGGCGATCGTGGATATTTCACCTTGACCTTTGGTCGACTTCCGAGGTAATTTCGTCGTCCGTTTCCACTCGCTGGTGTGTGGAATGGACCAATTCGAAGGGCAGTTCAATGATCCACATCCCCACTTTCGTGTCGCGATTGCTCCGCTTGATGCCGTCGGCAGCGTTTCTCTTGACAGGGCCTACAGATGGAGCACAGGCGCAGATCGTACCCCCCAATTTCGCCGATGCCCTGGTCATGGGCGGTTGGAACGAACCCGTTGGGGCCACTTGGGACGCGAATGGCCGGATGTACGTGTGGGAAAAGCGCGGCATGGTGTGGATCGTGGACGGTGGCGTCAAGCTGCCGAATCCGCTGGTGAACATCAGCGAGGAGGTGGGCAACTGGCGCGACCATGGTCTGTTGGGGTTCGCGTTGGACCCGAACTTCCTGGCGAACGGGAGGGTGTACCTGCTGTATCTGGTGGATCGGCACCACTTGAAGTTCCACGGTACACCGAACTACAACCCCAATACGAACCACTACTACCAGGCCTCCGTCATGCGCATCACGCGCTACACGGCCAATGGTCCATCGTTCAACTCGGTCGACCCCGCCAGTCGTTTTGTTCTGGTGGGTGCAACGCCGCAGACCGGCGCACCCAACCTGCACGAATCCCACAGTACGGGGTCCATCGTCTTCGGCGCGGATGGTACGCTCATGGCCGCTTTTGGCGATGGTGCGAGCTATGCCAGCACGGATCTGGGCAATGCGGGCGAGACCTATGTGGATTCGGCGCTTGCGGACGGCATCATCCGACCGCAGGAGAACGTGGGCGCTTTTCGGTCACAGATGGTGAACTGTCTCAATGGCAAGGTGATCCGCATCGATCCGGTGACCGGCCATGGCATACCGAGCAACCCCTGGTACGACCCCGCTGAGCCCAATGCCACGCGTTCCAAGGTCTGGGCGCTTGGGCTGCGCAACCCGTTCCGCATGACGATCGACCGGAGCCAAGGCAGCAACGATCCATCCGCCGGGCGCCCCGGGACCCTATACATCGGTGATGTAGGCTGGAATGTGTGGGAAGACCTGAACGTATGCTACGAAGGGGGTATGAATTTCGGCTGGCCCCTGTACGAGGGCATGACACAGCACAACAACTACATGGGTGCGAGCATCATGAACCTGGATGCGCCGAACCCGCTCTATGACGGGGTCTCCTGCACCCAATCACATTTCATGTTCAAGGACCTGCTTAAGCAGGACACCCCCATCCACCTCAACGGGCACCCCAATCCGTGCAACCCTTCGGTGCAGATCCCCAACTCCATCCCGAAATTCTTCCACGCGCGTCCGGCCATCGACTGGCGCCATGGCAACCAATCGCGTTGTGCTGGATTCCTGGGCAGCACAGCAGTGACCTGGGACTTGGACGCTGCTGATTCCCCCGTGCCGGGTCCGCGTTTCGGGGGCAACGCCGCCATCGGTGGGCCGAAGATGGCCGGGCAGAATTTTCCATTGGGTTACCAGAACAGCAGCTTCCACGGTGATTACCCAGGCGGATGGATACGCCGCTTTGTTTTCGACGCCCAGGACAAACCTGTAAGCGTACACAACTTCGCCACCAACCTGGGTGCCATCGTTTGGATCGGGGAGGGACCTGATGGTTGCCTCTGGTACATCAAGTACAACAACAGCGAACTGCGCCGCATCTGTTACACCCTGGCGGTGAACCTGCCGCCTGTGGCCGTGGCCACGCAGAATGAGCAGTACGGGCCGGGGCCGCTCACGGTGCAGTTCTCCAGTGCGGGCAGCCTCGATCCGGAGAACGGACCGATAACCTTTCATTGGGACTTCGGCGACGGGCAGCAGAGCACGGCACCGAACCCCCAGCACACCTACACCGCGCCGCCGGGTGTACCCACCACCTACCAGGTTGTGCTTACCGTGAAGGATGACCAGAACCAGCAGGCCACGGCCAACCTGATCGTCTCGCTGAACAATACTCCGCCACAGGTGGAGATCATCAGCTTCGAGAACGGCAGCACTTATCCCCTGGGTGTCGATACCGTGTACCAGCTGGTGGCGAATGTGACTGACTTGGAGCATGGTCCTGCGCAACTTTCCTATGCCTGGCGAACCACCCTGCACCACAACACCCATATGCACCCGGAGGCCATCGACAACAATCCGGTGACCAGCACCATGATCAGCGGCGTGGGCTGCGACGGCGAGAGCTACAGCTACAACATCACCTTGACCGTTACGGACGCCGGAGGGCTGGCGACCACGGTGGACCACTGGCTTTTCCCGCGCTGCTCGGCCATTGCGCCTACCGCGGTCATCCTCACCAATACGAATGCAGGCCCGGGTCCGCTGCAGGTCCAGTTCGATGGCACCAACTCCTACGACCCCGGCTACATCGCGGCCTACCATTGGGACTTCAACGACGGCACCTTCAGCACCGATCCCGCGCCATTGAAGGTCTTCACCGAGAGCGGAGACCATGTGGTGGTGCTTACCGTGACGGATGATGATGGGCTCACCGATCAGGCCACGCGTGTGATCACCGTGGTGACGCCCGGACCAGCCGAGTGTGTGGGCGCTTTGGGCAGTCTGCTCGCCCAAAGGTGGACCGGCATCGGCGGCACCAACGTGAGCGACCTGCTCAACCACCCGAACTACCCCAACAACCCGAACACGACCTTCTACCCGACCAGTTTCCAGGGGCAGGTGAACATCGCCGACAACTACGGCACGCGTGTGCGGGGCTACATCATTCCACCCACCACCGGGCTGTACACCTTCACGGTCACCAGTGATGACGCGTCGGTGGTCTACCTCAGCCCCGGTCCCGACCCCCAGTACAAACAACAGATATGCAGTGTGCCGGGTTGGACGAACGAGACCGAGTACTTCAAGTATCCTTCCCAAGTGAGCGCGCCTGTCATGTTGCAGGCGGGCGCCTATTATTATGTGGAGATGATCCACAAGGAAGGCAGCGGCGGTGACCACTGGGCCCTGCGCTGGCAGACACCCACCAACTCGAACCGCGTGATCATTCCGGGTTCCGCGCTCGGACGCTGGCAGGATTGCGGCCCGGGCGTGAAGTTGCGTGCCGCGCTGCAGGGGCCATGGGATCCCAGCGTGAACCTGATGAAGGACGGCATGCGCCAGCAAGGGCTTGTGCCCCTGGCCGAACCCTATGCCGCGCTCGGCTTCGGCAATGCCGGTGGGGAAACCACCACACCACAACGGCTCGCCGTTTCGGGCAAGAATGCCGTGGTGGACTGGGTGTTGGTGGAGATCCGCAACAAGAACACGCCCACCACCGTGCTGGCCCGCAAGAGCTGCCTGCTGGAGCGCGATGGCGATGTGGTGGATGTGCAAGGCAAGTCGCGGTTGGAGTTCGGTTTGCCACAGGGCGAGTACCTCGTTTCGATCCGCCATCGCAACCACATGGGCGCCATGGCGCAATGGCCGGTGATGCTCTCGCCGCAGGCCGGCTTTGTGGACCTTACCATGCCGAGCACCGCTACGTGGGGCCAACAGGCGCGTGCCCCGCTCAACGGCGGACGCATGGGCCTGTGGAGCGGACATGTGGTGCGCAACGGCAAGGTGAAGTACACCGGCCAGGACAATGATCGCGATCCGATCCTGGTGCGTATCGGTGGCGTCGTGCCCTCCAACACCGCAGCAGGCTACCACGTGGAGGATGTGAACCTGGACGGCCTGGTGAAATACACAGGCGCCGGCAACGATCGCGATCCCATCCTGGTGAATATCGGCGGCACGGTGCCCACCTCGATCCGTGAAGAGCAACTGCCCTGATCGCGATCAGAAGCGGAAACGTGCCCCGGCGAGGATGGCCCGTGGCAGACCGGGACGTGCACCAGCGGGCACGAGCGACGCCAGGTAGCGCTCGTCCAGGAGATTGCGGATCGTGAAGGAGAATTCCACCTGCTCCTTCGCCTGGCCGATGACCGGCCGCCAATAGGCCACCAGATCCACCACGGCATAGGCCGGCACTTCCGTCTTCACGGCATCCGATCCACTGTGTCGGCCCGTGGGCATTTCGCCCACGAAAGTGGCCTGTGCGCTGATGCCGCCGCGGGCACTTTCCAATCCGGCGCGGAGGTTCACCTGGTGCCGGGCGATATAGGGTATGGGGTCCCCTTCCAACACCTGCCCCCAGCCGCTGAAGGTGCTGTTGAAGCTGCTTCCGAAACGGGCATCCGTCAACGTCCAGGCCAGTTGCATGGGCAGACGAAGCTTCTCACCGCGTCCGTGCAAGGCGTCGTGCTCCACATGCAGCTCGATACCGCGCACCAAGGCCCGGCCACCATTGAACAGGTCGCCGCTGCCCGTACCGCCCGCCGCGGCCAGATCGGCGCCGAGCAGTTCCTCATAGTCGTTCAGGAAGCCGATCAATTGGAAATGTGTGCCCTTGTGTCGGATGCGCAGCCCGCTCTCGTAGTTCAAACTTCGCTCAGGTCTGGTCTCCGGATCGCTGCCAGGCGGGGAGAAGCCCCGGTGGACGCCCGCGAAAAGGAAGAGGCCATCACGTATCGTCAGGTCCACGCTCACACCAGGTATCCACACCTCCACGGTATTCTCGGTCCGCACAAGCTGGTCACCCGTCCGCCCGGGATCCTGCCGGCCGTAGTCGTTCTGTGCCAGGGTGATATGCTCGTACCGCAGCCCTGGCCGAAAACCCACACATCCGCGCTCATAGGCATAGGCCACATGCGCAGCGCGTGCGTCGGCGGTGGCCAGCCGATTGCTCTCGGTGCCCTGTTGGCCGCGGCTGGTGAGCATCATGTGGCCGCTGCGCATGCGGTAGCCGTCTGTGCGTTGGAAGCGGTCCATCAGATCACGGTGCACGCGGATGCCAGCTTCAATGTCATGCCTGCCCCGATCCATGCTGATGTTCTTGGAAGCGGTGAATTGCAGCCCGCTGCTCTGGTAGTTGCGCAGGTTCGACTTCACTTGCATCGCATCACCGCCGGTATCGCCGCCACCGAGCGCCTCCATCGCCCATGGCCAAGGTGAGGGGTCATCGAGCAGGCTCGCGATCGGCAACTTGGCTCCAGAACTGTCCACCACCTGGTCCAACTTGTACCAGTCGCGGTGCGTGTTGGTGCGGTACGCCGTTGCTACGAAGCTTATTCCGCCCTTCAACTCCAAGCCATAGCGCGCGGTGAGCATATCCTGCCGCACCGTCATGCGGTCATTGGCCGATGCGGCATAGCGACGCAAGGGTGTCCGCTGGAAGTCGGCCATGGAAAGGCCCAGGTAGGTCTCGTCGCTCGCCTCGGTGTTGAGGCTGGCGCGAAATGAGATCGCCTGCCGGATGCGGGCTTCGTCACGTGCCCGCCATTGGGCCTTCACCACATGGTCGCCTTTCTGGAATCCGGTGGGGCCCTGGGTATCGAGCTGCTTGAATCCGTCGGCGGCCTGCTGGAAGGTCTCCACCAGGAAACCCGCGTGATCGCCGTTGGCCAGGGTCTGTTCGGTCCCCGCATGGGCATGCAGGTCGCGCATACCGAAGGATCCGCCGCGCAACAGGACCATACCGCTGGTGCGTTCGGGGATGGGTGTGGACAGCAGGTTGATGGCGCCACCCGTGGTGAGTGGCCCATGGCGGATCTGGCTGCTCCCCTTGGCCACTTCCACCGCGTGCATACGGCCCATGGTGGGGAAGTAGTACGCCGCTGGGGCCGCATAGGGCGCAGGCGCCACCAGCACACCGTCCTCCATCACGGTGATCTTCGCGCTGCGCTCCGCACCCGCACCGCGCATGCCGATGTTTGGTCGAAGTCCGAAACCGTCCTCCTCCTGCACATTCACACCGGGCACCGTGCGCAACAACCGGCCAATGTCCGTCTGGCCATACAGCGCCATCTCCTTCGGACCGATGTACCACACCGATCCCGGGGTCTCCTGTGCCGGGCCGGAACCACCGGTCAAGCTCGATCGCACCGTGAAGACAGGAAGCTCCACGACCCTTTCCTTCAGCTTGATCTCCATGGGTGCGCCATTCACGGCAGCGGCCCCGGTCCAGAGATCATGTCCCACGCTGCTTACGGCGATCCGTGCGCCTTCGGAAGGGATCCCTTGCAGGCGGAACCGGCCTTGGGCATCCGTGACCGTGCCGATGGATGTTCCCAGGATGGACACGTTCACGAAGGGCAGCCCCAGTCCCCGTGCATCTGTGACGATACCGTGCGATACCATCTCCTGGGCTTGGACCGATGGCATGCATGCCCACACCAAAGCGGCCACCTTGCCCATGGCGCGCAGCCAGGCCCGCAGCGCACGTCCAGGGGCCTCGCGGGAAATTTCGCCCAACACGGCCTTGGTGCGCGCATCCAGCAGCCGGGAGGTCTCGCTTCGCCTGGAGCGGTGGAGAGAACACTTGCCGATGGTGGACATGGGAGCCGGGTGGAGCGGCCGCAAAACTTCCCTCTGCCAACACAGTGGGCAATACTTCGATCGTGGTATTGATCGGCGGAAGGATCGACGATCGATCGTGGGATCGCGTCAGTCGCCTTGGTCGTTGCGGCGAAGCAGAAGGACCTGACGGCCGAGTTCGGCGAAGGACCAACCACTGGCCACGAAACCCTGGGCCAGGGCATGCACGTGCAGCAACTTCGCCTCCTTGCCGGTCTCATAGGCACGTTCCCATGACAGTTGCCCGTTGGTGCCGCAGCGCATCGCCATGGCGTCACCGATGGCCGACCGGTATCGCTCCCCGCCAATGATCAGGTCGCCGTTGGACGCCAGTGCGATGGCGTGGGCCGCGCGGTTGAAGATCGTGTCGCCATGCACGCGCGTCCAGAGCGTGTCGCCGTTGTGGTCCAGCTTGATGAGGTGGACGCAGCGTTTCCGCCTGCCCAGATGGTCCTGTGGCCCCAGTCCATCGGTGTGTCCTGCCAGGATGAAGCGGCCGTCCGGTGCGCGCACCACCGCCTTGGCGGTCTCATTCAATGCGCTGCCCGTGCTGTTGTCCCATTGGAGCGCGCCTTGAAGGTCCAGCCGCATCGCCATCGCATCACTGGCGCCGCCCGCGTTCATACGGCGCCCGGCGATCACCAGGCCGGTGGCATCCACCGCGACCCCGTTGGCCTCCTCATCGAAGATTGAGGGGAAGACCTGTGTCCATAGCACACCACCTTGGGCATCGAAGCGCGCCACCAGCACGTCATGCGTGGCGCCGGTCACAGAGACGCCGCAGACCACCGCACCGCCATCGGGCAGGGACGCCACGCCGAGGTATTGCTGTTGGCCGGGTAAATCGGGCCGAACCGCCCAAAGCACATTCGCCTGCGCATCCAGTTTGATGAGCACGCCGTCGTGGTCCGTTCGCCCTGGTGCGAAGGAACTGCCGGCGATGAAACGGTCGTCCCCTGTGCCCATGGCCATGGCTTGCAGGAATACCGCACCATTTAGGGGCAATTCCGCCTGACCGTTCAATTGTCCGTTGGAACCGCAGTGCATCAGGAACGGTCGGTATCGCCGTGCGCCTGGATCATAGATCCGCGCGGCCACCATCCAGCCGGTCGCAGTGGGCATCACACCCACGCCATCCTGCGCATACATGCCACCCAGCAACTGGGTGAAACTGCTCTGCCCATGAAGGGTTCGCACCGTGGCGATCGCCACTCCAAGGATGATGCACGATGTCAGGAGCCGTTTCATCCAGTGCGCCACGAAAGTAGTGGAGCCGGACCGGGCCGTAGTTTCGCCGCATGGAGCGCGAAATGGCGGTGCGTTGTTTCCTGGTCACCGGGCTGGCGTTCGCCGTTCCCGCGCTGGTGGCGGTGGCGCAGCATGATCAATTGGCGTTGCACCGCATCATCAACGCGCATCACGCGCCCTGGTCCGACCTGTTCTTCCGTTACGCCACACACCTGGCCGATGGCCTCGTTCCCACCGTACTGGCGGTAGTATTGCTTTTCCTGCGGGATGTCCGATCGTTCCTGATGATGGGCCTGGGATGCGGGATCTCCGCGATCGTGGTACAGGCGCTCAAGCATCTGGTCTTCGGTGCACACCATCGGCCAGCGGGCAGGCATGCAGAACTGGATGGCATCCGGTGGCTGGAGGGCGTGGACCTGCACCACCACTTCAGCTTTCCCAGCGGACACGCCACGGCCGCTTTCGCCATGTGTCTGGCGTTGGCGGTGATCGTGGCGCGTCCGCGTTGGGGTGTGGTGCTGGCCGCCGTGGCGTCGGTGCTCGCCTTCAGCAGGGTCTACATCTCTCAGCACTTCACCGAGGATGTGCTCGCCGGGGCGGCCTTGGGCGGCATCAGCGCATGGCTGGTGTACCGCTGGCTCTACCGTTCGCGCTTCGCCACGCGGCCCTGGCTTGACCGGCGCCCCTTCTACTTGCCGAAGTAGTAGCGGAAGCCGAGCGCCGCGCCGATGTCGAAGGTGGTGCTGGGCACGATGTCCAGCGTGGGTGACGCTTCCAGGAAGATGTCCACCGGAGCGCCCTCGAACATGTAGGTAAGGCCCACCGGGAACCTGACGCCCAGCCGCGTGTGCCCGCCCCGGCTGTCATACCACCGGCCATTGGCCCAATAGCGATCGCCGGTCCAACTGCGCATGCGGATGCCAGGACCGTAGTGCAACGCCATGCGGCCCTTGTTCACATTGATCAGGTTGAAGTTGTGGAAGAGGTAGTCGCCGTGCAGGTGGAAGTAGCCACCACGGCCCCAACCTCCCCAGGCCACCCCGAAGGCGATGGCGTTGTTGCCGCCGGTCCAAGCCTTGCCGGAGATGCCGGTGGGTTCGCCAAGCATGATGCCGAGGCCGAAGCCATGGTCCTGGGCATGTATGGCCATGCTGGAACCCAATAGGAACAGGATGATGATGTAACGTTTCATGGTGCAAAGTTCAGGTTGATGACGCACTGATGCCATTTTCCGTGCCTATGGACCTACCTCGCCCCGATTTTCCTTGATCGATGAGGCCCACAGCCGCTGGTGGTCACCTTGCGGATCGTACTGCGCAGCCTGGCGATCGGGGAGGAATTTCCTCAGGGGCCTGGGGTCGTTCCCCACACCGGCGATGTACTGCCAGTTGCCCCAATTGCTGCAAGGGTCGTAGTCGATGAGCATACACTCGAACCACCAGGCGCCCATACGCCAGTCGAGCCCCAGGTCGTGCACCAGGTAGCTGGCTGTGTTCTGGCGTCCGCGGTTGCTCATCCAGCCGGTGGCGGCCAGTTCGCGCATGTGCGCATCGATGAAGGGCTGGCCCGTGCGACCCTCGCACCAAGCGGCGAAGCGGCGCGGGTCGTGGTTCCCCTGGGCGGGCTTGTGGGCGATACCGCTGCGCTTGAAGAGGTCCGCACCGTGCTTCGCGGCCGTGAACTGGAAGAAGTCGCGCCACAGCAGTTCGAAGACCAGCCAGTAGGTGCTCTCATTGGCGCCATGGAGCCGCTCATAACGCTTCACCTGGTGGTACACCTCGCGCGCGCTGATGCAACCCAGCGCCAGCCAGGGGCTGAACTTGCTGCTGTAGTCCGCGCCGATCATGCCGTTGCGCGTTTCCTTGTAGCTGGAGAGGGAGCGGTTGTCCCAGAAGTAGTGCTTCAATCGTTCCAGTGCGGCGGCACGTCCGCCCGTGAAGTGCATCACCGCACGCGGGTCACTAGTGGGCGCTTCGCAGCCGAGATCCGCCAGGGAGGGAAGTTGGCTGGCCCACTCCGTTGGCGTGGGCAATTGTGAAGGTTCGGGCAATGCATCGCGCACCTGCCAATGGGTCTCCACCTTGTGGCGGAAGGCGGTGAAGACCTTGGGCAACTTCTCGATGGGAAGGGGTAAGTCCTCCGGATGCAGCAGTGTGGGGGGACCGGCCGCCCGCACGGGCAGCACTTCGGACACCGTGCGCAGGTGCCGTTGTTCCTCCCAGGCGAATTGCCGCTTGGTGTACACGGCTTCCACTTTCCATTCCGCCGCGATCCGCGACAGCACGGTGGCAGGTTCACCGATGTACACCCGCAAAGCCGACCCGCGCAAGTGCAGTTGGGCATCGAGGTCGGCAAGGCTTTCCAACAGGAACTGTGCACGGTACGGACCCATCCTGCTGAAGCCGAAGGGCGATGGAGCGATCTGCCGCGGATCGATGATGTGCACCGGCAGTACCTCGTCGCTGTCCGCCAAGGCATCCACCGCAGCGGGATGATCGGCCAGGCGCAGATCGTTGCGGAACCAGAGGAAGGAGCGGGACATGGTGCAAGGGTGGGGCGGATGCCGACTACAGCGTTTCGATATCGGCCAGCAGTTGTTCTCCTTTGTCCAGCAGGGCCTGCCGTGCCGCAGGTGCCATCTTCTCCCAGGTGCGGTACACCATGCCCACCCGCATCATCGTTCCGGGTCTTGCGTCAGGGCTTTCCAGGCGTTCCCGGT is a window from the Flavobacteriales bacterium genome containing:
- a CDS encoding diacylglyceryl transferase, yielding MHRKNDTNGPRWVGRLRDRWGVGTAQVFIILLVFACTGFTVMFLKRPVVTFFAGEGEQPVLFTVLYYVLILPVYNVILLIYGAIFGQFRFFWTFEKRFFARLFGRRSDSARDKA
- a CDS encoding PD40 domain-containing protein, with amino-acid sequence MRRASESTILLSLILTTCGTPSGESQAQQEEPAGRALIHPDEKHFKSLRQLSNGGDIAEAYWSFDGRRLVFQATVPEWGDECDQIFHFSPFENDLMGVPPQRVSIHGGRTTCSYFMPGDRTILFASTHEAAATCPAKPERRADGKYVWPIYESFDIYVSDLEGNIVKQLTDTPGYDAEATVSPKGDRIVFTSMRDGDLDLYTMAIDGSDVRRVTNEPGYDGGAFFSPDGSKLVWRASRPKTPEELGEYQELLQQGLVMPTNMELYVANADGSDARRITDLGQANWAPYWHPKGEKIIFASNHKSQRGFPFTLFMVNIDGSGLEQISFGDTFDAFPVFSGDGKHLVFSSNRNNKPGSRDTNLFIAEWKD
- a CDS encoding PA0069 family radical SAM protein produces the protein MPIDEKVVRGRGAMGEVENRFLRVQRGIVHPEGVDGPDPDDPADAPTIYRDEWPRSILNKVESADLPFRWSLNPYQGCEHGCSYCYARPTHEYWGLGAGLDFERVVLVKRDAAALLVKALRSPGWKAEPIMLSGATDPYQPVERRERITRSLLQVMHDHGQPVSVITKNGLILRDLDLLAPMAALRQAQVAISITSLNEDLRRAMEPRTASARVRLKAIAKLSSAGVPVHAMIAPVIPGLNDQEIPALLEAAAQAGARSASYILLRTNGPVHEVFTRWLRTHFPLRAAKVEHLTAETHGGSMSDHRSGRRFKGEGPVAQQIGALFKLMHGRHLHGRSAPPLDSSGFRRPAQGQLDLFQ
- a CDS encoding PQQ-dependent sugar dehydrogenase — encoded protein: MTGPTDGAQAQIVPPNFADALVMGGWNEPVGATWDANGRMYVWEKRGMVWIVDGGVKLPNPLVNISEEVGNWRDHGLLGFALDPNFLANGRVYLLYLVDRHHLKFHGTPNYNPNTNHYYQASVMRITRYTANGPSFNSVDPASRFVLVGATPQTGAPNLHESHSTGSIVFGADGTLMAAFGDGASYASTDLGNAGETYVDSALADGIIRPQENVGAFRSQMVNCLNGKVIRIDPVTGHGIPSNPWYDPAEPNATRSKVWALGLRNPFRMTIDRSQGSNDPSAGRPGTLYIGDVGWNVWEDLNVCYEGGMNFGWPLYEGMTQHNNYMGASIMNLDAPNPLYDGVSCTQSHFMFKDLLKQDTPIHLNGHPNPCNPSVQIPNSIPKFFHARPAIDWRHGNQSRCAGFLGSTAVTWDLDAADSPVPGPRFGGNAAIGGPKMAGQNFPLGYQNSSFHGDYPGGWIRRFVFDAQDKPVSVHNFATNLGAIVWIGEGPDGCLWYIKYNNSELRRICYTLAVNLPPVAVATQNEQYGPGPLTVQFSSAGSLDPENGPITFHWDFGDGQQSTAPNPQHTYTAPPGVPTTYQVVLTVKDDQNQQATANLIVSLNNTPPQVEIISFENGSTYPLGVDTVYQLVANVTDLEHGPAQLSYAWRTTLHHNTHMHPEAIDNNPVTSTMISGVGCDGESYSYNITLTVTDAGGLATTVDHWLFPRCSAIAPTAVILTNTNAGPGPLQVQFDGTNSYDPGYIAAYHWDFNDGTFSTDPAPLKVFTESGDHVVVLTVTDDDGLTDQATRVITVVTPGPAECVGALGSLLAQRWTGIGGTNVSDLLNHPNYPNNPNTTFYPTSFQGQVNIADNYGTRVRGYIIPPTTGLYTFTVTSDDASVVYLSPGPDPQYKQQICSVPGWTNETEYFKYPSQVSAPVMLQAGAYYYVEMIHKEGSGGDHWALRWQTPTNSNRVIIPGSALGRWQDCGPGVKLRAALQGPWDPSVNLMKDGMRQQGLVPLAEPYAALGFGNAGGETTTPQRLAVSGKNAVVDWVLVEIRNKNTPTTVLARKSCLLERDGDVVDVQGKSRLEFGLPQGEYLVSIRHRNHMGAMAQWPVMLSPQAGFVDLTMPSTATWGQQARAPLNGGRMGLWSGHVVRNGKVKYTGQDNDRDPILVRIGGVVPSNTAAGYHVEDVNLDGLVKYTGAGNDRDPILVNIGGTVPTSIREEQLP